From Paenibacillus sp. V4I7, one genomic window encodes:
- a CDS encoding ABC transporter substrate-binding protein, translating to MVKRIGTVTLSVLLAGSLAACGSNNAATSTAASTKPSEQPASAAPVKKDKTKLTYWTGDRHDMDYIKGVVQKFNETNGENIEVEMVVKTEDFNQAIDLAFASGQAPDIIRVKENTIQPFAQKGYLKPIDSYLDDAIKKKFPVIDDFNEIDGKMYSLPNYGSTLRLVYNKELFAKAGIAAPPKTLKEMVEDAKKITAIGKATGSYGFAQNFKSPESALGRSARVIAEASGYGGFGYDFKTAKFDFTGFKEVISSFKQMVDDGSTLPGMESLDIDPLRAQFAEGKIGMYISFSSEPGVYANQFPAKIEWAAAPVPTIDGTIKGATSFLGGQWLALSNTTKNADQAWKFMAYMYNEEVLKTYHEKGFGLSMVPSVSAVAKKPEIKGIDGFLPAGNDGTWPLQPTVTVEGMKKDDAFFKYMISGGNLDQIIQDLNKRYNEALDKAVAKGSVKVQPNPSFDPMKLMMK from the coding sequence ATGGTAAAAAGAATTGGGACGGTCACTTTAAGCGTTTTACTGGCAGGCAGTTTGGCAGCATGCGGCAGCAACAATGCGGCAACTAGTACAGCAGCATCCACCAAGCCATCTGAACAACCTGCTAGCGCAGCTCCTGTGAAGAAAGATAAGACGAAGCTTACTTATTGGACGGGTGACCGTCATGATATGGATTACATTAAAGGTGTTGTGCAAAAGTTTAACGAAACGAACGGCGAGAACATTGAAGTCGAAATGGTTGTGAAGACAGAAGATTTCAACCAAGCGATTGATTTGGCCTTCGCTTCCGGACAGGCGCCTGATATTATCCGCGTGAAGGAAAACACGATCCAGCCTTTTGCGCAAAAAGGATATTTGAAGCCAATTGATTCCTACTTAGATGATGCAATCAAGAAGAAATTCCCAGTCATTGATGATTTCAACGAGATTGATGGGAAAATGTACAGCCTTCCGAACTATGGTTCAACACTGAGACTTGTTTATAATAAAGAGCTTTTCGCCAAAGCGGGGATTGCTGCTCCTCCGAAAACATTGAAAGAAATGGTCGAAGATGCGAAGAAAATTACAGCGATAGGCAAAGCAACTGGCTCTTATGGTTTTGCTCAAAACTTCAAAAGCCCGGAAAGCGCACTAGGTCGTTCGGCAAGAGTTATTGCTGAAGCGAGCGGTTACGGCGGATTTGGCTATGATTTCAAAACAGCAAAGTTTGATTTCACAGGATTCAAAGAAGTCATTTCATCGTTCAAACAAATGGTAGATGACGGCAGCACGCTGCCAGGTATGGAATCACTGGATATTGACCCGCTGCGCGCGCAATTCGCAGAAGGCAAAATCGGGATGTACATCTCATTCTCATCGGAACCCGGCGTGTATGCGAATCAGTTCCCGGCCAAAATCGAATGGGCAGCTGCACCGGTTCCGACAATCGATGGCACGATTAAAGGCGCTACCTCCTTCTTGGGCGGTCAATGGTTAGCCCTGAGCAACACAACCAAAAATGCAGACCAAGCTTGGAAGTTCATGGCGTATATGTATAATGAGGAAGTTTTGAAAACGTATCATGAAAAAGGCTTCGGTCTATCCATGGTGCCATCCGTATCTGCCGTTGCTAAGAAACCGGAAATCAAAGGCATTGATGGCTTCCTTCCAGCTGGAAACGACGGCACTTGGCCGCTACAGCCTACCGTAACTGTTGAAGGTATGAAAAAAGATGATGCCTTTTTCAAATACATGATCAGTGGAGGTAATTTGGATCAAATTATTCAAGATCTGAATAAGCGCTACAATGAGGCTCTTGATAAAGCTGTAGCTAAAGGTTCAGTGAAGGTGCAGCCAAATCCAAGCTTCGATCCGATGAAGCTGATGATGAAATAA
- a CDS encoding carbohydrate ABC transporter permease, with product MNRTRQIGFSYLFLFPSLLLTMVLGVYPIAWAIRYMFYEYKGFGEASFIGLDNFRRLWQDTEYWHSVLNTFIYAGGKLIITLPLCLVLAVILNQKLRGRNWLRAIYFMPTIISSAVMAVVFFIIFNSYNGILNQYLLKFHIISERIDWLGPKHAMLTTIIIAVWSAVGNYMLLFLAGLQNIPNDVYESSSLDGANKWQQFWYLTIPMLGPVLQIVIMLAIINSLKGYESIMVLTEGGPVGKTEVMYLYVYKLFFPTPSGVLVDQQFGYGSAVGFVTAVIVGIITLAYHAMSRRLNKLQ from the coding sequence ATGAACAGGACACGCCAGATCGGGTTTTCATATTTATTTTTATTTCCAAGTTTACTACTGACCATGGTGCTGGGCGTCTATCCGATTGCTTGGGCTATCCGATATATGTTTTATGAATACAAGGGTTTCGGGGAAGCATCATTTATTGGGCTTGATAATTTCAGAAGGCTCTGGCAGGACACGGAGTATTGGCATTCTGTCTTGAATACATTCATTTACGCAGGAGGTAAGTTAATTATTACCTTGCCATTATGCTTAGTTCTAGCCGTTATTCTGAATCAAAAGCTGCGGGGCCGCAATTGGCTAAGAGCCATCTATTTCATGCCGACGATTATTAGTTCTGCTGTCATGGCTGTCGTATTTTTCATTATTTTCAACTCCTATAACGGCATTCTCAATCAATATTTGCTGAAGTTTCACATCATCTCTGAAAGAATCGATTGGCTCGGTCCCAAGCACGCCATGCTTACAACGATCATTATCGCTGTATGGAGCGCGGTAGGCAACTACATGCTGCTGTTCCTTGCCGGTCTTCAAAATATCCCGAATGATGTTTATGAAAGCTCGTCGCTGGACGGCGCCAATAAATGGCAGCAGTTCTGGTACTTAACCATTCCAATGTTAGGACCAGTGCTGCAAATCGTAATCATGCTAGCGATTATTAATTCGCTTAAAGGGTACGAGAGTATTATGGTGTTGACCGAAGGCGGCCCGGTAGGAAAGACGGAAGTGATGTATTTGTACGTATATAAGCTTTTCTTCCCGACACCATCAGGGGTACTTGTGGACCAACAATTCGGCTACGGAAGTGCCGTTGGATTCGTTACAGCCGTCATTGTAGGCATCATCACACTAGCTTATCATGCGATGTCTAGACGTCTGAACAAACTTCAATGA
- a CDS encoding carbohydrate ABC transporter permease: MEVTETLSNVRINKQTQPFSFAKIGGRVLLWIFLLVTALLIVFPIAVTFLGSFMSNIEITKGGKIFPSSWQLVNYKEAWVQANFARFTWNSLFLSGATTIGTLIVASMAAYVVDRIKFPGKAIFVAIQASTMFISIGAVVIRPQFELMVKLHLHTNLWGVVLILVSGHAYIFFILLSFLQGISRELDEAARIDGCSNGGIFWRIILPLMRPGLGVGALFTFCGAWNEYLRPLVFTMTNPKLQTLTVGLSYLRYGASAAVQTHYMLAGACLSILPLLVVYMIANKSFMQMTAGSLKG, encoded by the coding sequence ATGGAAGTTACTGAAACGTTATCGAATGTACGGATAAATAAACAAACCCAGCCATTTTCATTCGCGAAAATAGGCGGAAGAGTACTGCTCTGGATCTTTTTACTGGTAACAGCCTTACTGATTGTGTTTCCTATTGCCGTGACTTTTCTTGGCTCCTTCATGTCCAATATCGAGATTACGAAAGGCGGGAAGATTTTCCCATCCTCCTGGCAGCTCGTGAATTACAAAGAAGCCTGGGTGCAAGCTAATTTCGCTCGTTTTACATGGAACAGTCTATTTCTGAGCGGAGCAACAACCATCGGAACGCTGATCGTAGCATCGATGGCCGCTTATGTGGTTGACCGGATTAAATTTCCGGGTAAAGCCATTTTCGTCGCGATTCAGGCATCTACCATGTTCATATCGATAGGCGCTGTTGTCATCCGGCCACAATTTGAGCTTATGGTCAAGCTCCACCTGCACACGAATTTATGGGGGGTTGTCCTCATTCTGGTGAGTGGTCATGCGTATATTTTCTTTATTTTGCTGAGCTTTTTACAAGGTATTTCCCGGGAATTAGATGAGGCTGCGCGAATTGACGGCTGCTCCAACGGCGGGATATTTTGGCGAATTATTTTACCTTTGATGCGCCCGGGATTAGGTGTAGGGGCACTGTTTACTTTTTGCGGAGCTTGGAATGAATATTTACGCCCTTTAGTGTTTACGATGACCAATCCCAAACTCCAAACGTTAACTGTCGGATTATCCTATCTTCGCTATGGGGCATCGGCTGCGGTTCAAACGCATTATATGCTGGCAGGGGCTTGTTTATCGATCTTACCGCTGCTGGTCGTGTATATGATCGCGAATAAATCGTTTATGCAAATGACAGCTGGTTCACTGAAAGGCTAG
- a CDS encoding heparinase II/III family protein translates to MDKKRLERLRANASKSEFSEALAFLQQEADEASRITYAIKSDEQGQWTHYYHCHEDGTRLTFNWDTPLIHHCPTCSKERTGEPFDSAWTSIAHSKIGQAVYHIALLYAVESDKHRLDMVKSYLMAYASHYGTYLIHGDIPYNGPGKLFAQTLDEAHWITDLALGFDVIKEHLTPQEEAHICSGLLEPCARFLIEHKEKQIHNHSVLITSAIAAIGLLLHDNEIRQLGLEGEYGLLDQISHGIFEDGLWYEGNVQYHFYAFKSMLHYALIAEGTEWELWHHKALKSMFDFPLYLLLPSGVMPTLNDAGPGDHMGTYAPYYEIALDIYGDDMYRSLLHTAYGTDWADQQFIGMNHVRRDSVYALMFGQELSTSNAEKGVSLWDTAHHTRSLTSSGLTKLVNEKGWQVILKHSRFGGEHDHMDRLGLSVVRGTVPLLIDPGTTAYGIPTHYGWFKHTYSHNTVSLNGADQPPRDGRIVQLVEENWGVWAETAVDWLSEDYQMKERIILPRELSPWDDKSYKGAVIRRINVLMGEQLLDIVSVTVPDAREVHLTSHFSGKMRQNSLVRWESTDEQLSKLDQKWLKDKQMLVSGARSFCYGMQAGMLEQQIWCSKTSDIYTALSPDNPLTVDRTSLIQRVTIEDKVLFVQVLSYDPDHGGRLKAANSADLVVVELQDDTYRIKLKTLEDQSVFSVDLSGEKAKLGKLG, encoded by the coding sequence ATGGATAAGAAACGCTTAGAGCGATTACGTGCAAATGCAAGCAAGTCGGAGTTTAGTGAAGCGTTGGCTTTCCTGCAGCAGGAAGCGGACGAGGCTTCCCGAATTACTTATGCGATTAAGTCAGATGAGCAGGGGCAGTGGACACATTATTATCATTGTCATGAGGACGGAACTCGATTGACATTCAATTGGGATACGCCACTCATACATCATTGTCCAACATGCAGCAAGGAGCGTACCGGTGAACCTTTTGACTCAGCATGGACCTCGATTGCGCATAGTAAGATCGGCCAGGCGGTTTACCATATTGCTTTGTTGTACGCTGTTGAATCCGATAAGCATCGCTTAGATATGGTGAAATCCTATTTAATGGCTTATGCAAGTCATTATGGAACGTATCTTATCCATGGTGATATTCCGTATAACGGTCCAGGTAAATTGTTTGCCCAAACGCTGGATGAAGCCCATTGGATCACAGATCTTGCTCTGGGATTCGATGTTATTAAAGAGCATTTAACGCCTCAAGAAGAGGCCCACATTTGTAGTGGTTTGCTTGAACCTTGCGCACGATTTCTAATTGAACACAAAGAAAAGCAAATTCATAATCACTCTGTGTTGATTACATCGGCAATAGCTGCTATTGGTTTGCTGCTTCATGATAACGAAATTAGGCAGTTAGGACTGGAAGGAGAATATGGCCTGCTGGACCAAATCAGTCACGGGATATTTGAGGACGGGTTATGGTACGAAGGCAATGTTCAATATCACTTCTATGCGTTCAAATCGATGCTGCATTATGCGTTGATTGCAGAAGGCACGGAGTGGGAGCTTTGGCATCATAAAGCATTGAAAAGCATGTTTGATTTCCCACTGTACCTCCTATTACCGAGTGGTGTTATGCCAACTCTTAACGACGCAGGTCCGGGTGACCATATGGGCACCTATGCCCCTTATTATGAAATTGCATTGGATATTTACGGGGATGACATGTACCGTTCACTCCTGCATACGGCCTATGGAACGGATTGGGCAGATCAGCAATTTATTGGGATGAACCACGTTAGGCGGGATTCCGTGTATGCCTTGATGTTTGGTCAGGAGCTGAGTACTTCGAATGCCGAGAAGGGCGTTTCCCTATGGGATACAGCTCATCATACCCGGTCCTTAACGTCCAGCGGCTTGACCAAATTGGTGAATGAAAAAGGGTGGCAGGTCATCCTCAAGCATAGTCGCTTCGGCGGTGAGCACGACCATATGGATCGGCTTGGGTTATCCGTTGTCCGCGGAACGGTTCCCTTGCTGATCGACCCGGGTACAACGGCGTACGGCATTCCAACGCACTATGGTTGGTTTAAGCACACTTATTCGCATAATACGGTAAGTCTGAACGGGGCCGATCAGCCGCCACGTGATGGACGGATTGTTCAGCTCGTTGAGGAGAACTGGGGCGTATGGGCGGAGACGGCTGTTGATTGGCTGTCTGAGGATTACCAGATGAAAGAGAGAATCATCCTGCCTCGTGAGCTTAGCCCATGGGATGATAAGTCCTATAAAGGCGCCGTTATCCGAAGAATTAACGTGCTTATGGGGGAGCAGCTATTGGATATCGTTAGCGTAACTGTTCCGGATGCAAGAGAAGTTCATCTGACGAGTCATTTTAGCGGTAAAATGAGACAGAATTCTCTTGTTCGGTGGGAGTCGACGGATGAACAGCTGAGCAAGCTTGATCAGAAGTGGCTGAAAGACAAACAAATGCTGGTATCTGGCGCGCGTTCCTTTTGCTATGGGATGCAAGCAGGAATGTTAGAGCAGCAAATCTGGTGTTCGAAGACGTCGGATATATATACAGCGTTATCGCCGGATAATCCACTGACTGTGGACCGAACATCACTGATTCAACGAGTCACCATTGAGGATAAAGTCCTGTTTGTGCAGGTGCTTAGTTATGACCCGGATCATGGAGGACGACTAAAAGCTGCCAACTCGGCTGATCTTGTTGTTGTTGAGCTGCAAGACGATACGTATCGGATTAAGTTGAAAACGCTGGAAGATCAGTCTGTTTTTTCTGTGGATTTAAGCGGAGAGAAAGCTAAACTCGGCAAGCTAGGATAA